One Flavobacteriales bacterium genomic window carries:
- the pcaF gene encoding 3-oxoadipyl-CoA thiolase gives MKTTYIIDAIRTPIGNFGGTLSKVRVDDLGALVIKELIKRNPSIDTEKIGDVIMGCANQAGEDNRNVARMSALMAGLPISVPGETINRLCSSGMASVINGHRMIAMDDAEMVIAGGMENMTRGPWVISKVSKPFGRDAQMHDSSFGWRFTNPKLHNMYGSDGMGVTAENLAEMYNLSREDQDLFAYKTQMKATKARENGRLAEEIVPVEIPQRKKDPIIFDQDEFIRPTTTTEILAKLRPAFKKEGGTVTAGNASGLNDGAAAMLLASEEAVEKYGLKPKAKIIASAVVGVEPRIMGIGPVKASLKALEKAGLSLEDMDIIELNEAFAAQSLACIREFGLADDDPRINPNGGAIALGHPLGVSGTRILQTAAIELEKQNKKYALCTMCIGVGQGYATIIERV, from the coding sequence ATGAAAACCACTTATATCATAGATGCCATAAGAACACCAATTGGAAATTTTGGAGGAACACTTTCAAAGGTGAGAGTCGATGATTTGGGAGCTTTGGTAATCAAAGAGCTTATCAAAAGAAACCCAAGTATCGATACCGAAAAAATAGGAGATGTAATTATGGGTTGTGCGAACCAAGCAGGAGAAGATAACCGCAATGTAGCACGTATGTCCGCTCTTATGGCTGGCTTACCAATTTCTGTTCCTGGTGAGACCATTAATAGACTTTGCTCTTCGGGAATGGCTTCTGTTATCAATGGTCATAGAATGATTGCCATGGATGATGCCGAAATGGTGATTGCCGGTGGAATGGAGAATATGACTCGTGGTCCTTGGGTGATTTCTAAGGTTTCAAAACCTTTTGGGCGTGATGCTCAAATGCATGATTCTAGTTTTGGATGGCGTTTTACCAATCCTAAATTACACAATATGTATGGTTCTGACGGAATGGGGGTAACTGCTGAAAACTTGGCAGAAATGTATAATTTATCTCGTGAAGATCAAGATCTTTTTGCATACAAAACTCAGATGAAAGCTACGAAAGCTAGAGAAAATGGGCGATTGGCAGAAGAAATTGTACCTGTAGAAATTCCACAAAGAAAAAAAGATCCAATTATTTTTGATCAAGATGAGTTTATTAGACCAACAACCACAACAGAAATATTGGCAAAACTAAGACCTGCATTCAAAAAAGAGGGAGGAACGGTTACTGCCGGAAATGCCTCTGGTTTAAATGACGGTGCAGCAGCCATGCTGTTAGCTTCAGAAGAAGCTGTAGAAAAATATGGACTAAAACCAAAAGCTAAAATCATCGCCTCGGCAGTAGTGGGAGTTGAACCAAGAATTATGGGAATAGGTCCTGTAAAAGCCTCTCTTAAAGCTTTAGAAAAAGCAGGATTAAGTCTAGAAGATATGGATATCATTGAGCTTAATGAAGCCTTTGCTGCACAGTCTTTAGCATGTATTAGAGAATTTGGATTAGCAGATGATGATCCCAGAATTAACCCAAATGGTGGAGCAATTGCTTTAGGGCATCCATTAGGTGTTTCAGGAACAAGAATTCTTCAAACTGCTGCGATAGAATTAGAAAAACAAAACAAAAAATATGCACTTTGTACGATGTGTATAGGAGTAGGACAAGGATATGCAACCATTATAGAGAGAGTATAA
- a CDS encoding lipocalin family protein — protein sequence MKKLLFSTFVIILTLVSCSKDISDDIVDTWFLKSIAVDELTINANECMKKTNFTFNDNGAFQSVFYDDDFGDDECESDSESGNWSVDDDSEKLTLTINGEAIVYAISIEDDELTMTLSGSQVDAAQKIVLERK from the coding sequence ATGAAAAAACTATTATTTTCCACATTCGTTATTATTCTAACACTCGTGTCATGTTCTAAAGATATCAGTGATGATATTGTAGATACTTGGTTTTTAAAATCAATTGCAGTGGATGAGTTGACTATTAATGCCAATGAATGTATGAAAAAAACGAATTTCACATTTAATGACAATGGAGCTTTTCAATCAGTTTTCTATGATGATGACTTTGGGGACGATGAATGCGAAAGCGATTCAGAATCTGGAAACTGGTCAGTAGATGATGATTCTGAAAAATTGACACTAACTATTAATGGTGAAGCGATAGTGTACGCAATCAGTATTGAAGATGATGAGCTAACGATGACTCTTTCTGGATCACAAGTAGATGCTGCACAGAAAATTGTTCTTGAAAGAAAATAA
- a CDS encoding transferase hexapeptide repeat family protein produces MIYEFNGYKPIIHESAFIHPQANVTGNVIIGKDVYIGPGAVIRGDWGRIIIEDGCNVQENCTIHLFPGETTYLRKGAHIGHGAIIHGGDIGENCLVGMNAVVMDQVKVGMGCIIGALCFVPAKKEIPERKIVVGNPAKIVKDVSDEMLAWKTEGTKLYQKLPQDCRDSLKECEPLRELPEDYKMQEADYKIWKK; encoded by the coding sequence ATGATTTACGAATTTAACGGATACAAACCCATCATTCACGAAAGTGCCTTTATTCACCCTCAAGCCAATGTTACAGGAAATGTGATTATTGGAAAAGATGTTTATATCGGTCCTGGAGCGGTCATTCGTGGAGATTGGGGAAGAATAATTATCGAGGACGGCTGTAATGTACAAGAAAATTGTACGATTCACCTTTTTCCTGGAGAAACTACTTACCTTAGAAAAGGAGCCCATATAGGACATGGAGCGATTATTCACGGTGGAGATATTGGAGAAAATTGTCTTGTGGGAATGAATGCCGTAGTGATGGATCAAGTAAAAGTAGGAATGGGTTGTATTATAGGTGCACTCTGTTTTGTTCCTGCTAAAAAAGAGATTCCTGAAAGAAAAATAGTGGTAGGAAACCCAGCCAAAATTGTTAAAGATGTTTCTGATGAAATGTTGGCTTGGAAAACAGAAGGAACGAAACTCTATCAAAAACTCCCACAGGATTGCAGAGACAGCCTAAAAGAATGTGAGCCCCTAAGAGAATTGCCCGAAGATTATAAAATGCAAGAGGCAGATTATAAAATTTGGAAAAAATAG
- the lysS gene encoding lysine--tRNA ligase yields MRVFSDQERERREKLQKILDMGIEPYPAAEYPVNTFSVDILENFSEEKNNFQEVCLAGRLMSDRLQGKAGFVDLQDSKGIIQLYFNRDTICPDENKDYYTKFVTKLLDRGDFIGVKGHTFVTGKGATTIWVSEITLLSKTLRPLPVVKTDKDGKVHDAFTDPELRYRRRYVDLVVNPHFKEVFVKRTKLFQAMRNFFNDAGYLEVETPILQPIPGGAAARPFVTHHNSLDIPLYMRIANELYLKRLIVGGFDGVYEFSKNFRNEGMDRTHNPEFTAMEIYVAYKDYNWMMEFTEKLLEHCAVAVNGTTKATFGDYEIDFKAPYKRVTMRQAIIDFTGFDIHGKSEDELRAAAKEMGLEVNETMGKGKLIDEIFGEKCEGNYIQPTFITDYPKSMSPLTKKHRENPELTERFELMVCGKEIANAYSELNDPIDQLERFEDQLKLSEKGDDEAMFIDQDFVRALEYGMPPTSGLGIGMDRLIMFLTNNPSIQEVLFFPQMKPERVQIPLSDEEKVIVEILKKEQKMSLPELKTQSGLSNKKWDKSIKSLNKNNITKVEKTEEGLIVEML; encoded by the coding sequence TGGATATCCTTGAGAATTTTTCGGAAGAAAAAAACAATTTTCAAGAGGTATGCCTTGCAGGGCGTTTAATGTCTGATAGGCTTCAAGGAAAAGCAGGTTTTGTGGATCTTCAAGACTCCAAAGGGATTATTCAACTGTATTTCAATAGAGATACGATCTGTCCAGATGAAAATAAAGATTACTATACAAAATTTGTTACAAAACTTTTAGATAGAGGTGATTTTATAGGTGTAAAAGGGCACACTTTCGTTACAGGAAAAGGCGCTACTACCATTTGGGTTTCCGAGATTACTCTACTAAGTAAAACATTACGTCCACTACCGGTAGTAAAGACCGATAAAGACGGAAAAGTACATGATGCTTTTACAGATCCCGAATTGAGATACCGTCGTCGTTATGTAGATTTAGTGGTAAATCCACATTTTAAAGAAGTTTTTGTAAAGCGTACGAAACTTTTCCAAGCGATGAGAAATTTCTTCAACGATGCTGGATATCTAGAGGTAGAAACCCCTATTTTGCAACCCATTCCAGGTGGAGCAGCTGCCCGTCCTTTTGTTACGCATCATAATTCTTTGGATATCCCATTGTATATGAGAATAGCCAATGAGTTGTATCTTAAGAGATTGATTGTAGGTGGTTTTGATGGAGTTTATGAGTTTTCAAAGAATTTCCGAAACGAAGGAATGGATAGAACACATAATCCAGAGTTTACCGCTATGGAAATCTATGTAGCCTACAAAGACTACAACTGGATGATGGAGTTTACAGAAAAACTTTTAGAGCATTGTGCTGTTGCCGTAAATGGAACAACAAAAGCTACCTTTGGTGACTATGAAATCGATTTTAAAGCACCGTATAAAAGAGTCACAATGCGTCAAGCAATTATAGACTTTACTGGTTTTGATATCCATGGAAAATCGGAAGATGAACTAAGAGCTGCGGCAAAAGAAATGGGGCTTGAGGTGAATGAAACAATGGGTAAAGGAAAGCTTATTGATGAGATCTTTGGTGAAAAATGTGAAGGGAATTATATCCAACCAACCTTTATTACAGATTATCCAAAATCGATGTCTCCATTGACAAAAAAACATCGTGAGAACCCAGAATTAACAGAGCGTTTTGAGTTGATGGTTTGTGGAAAAGAAATAGCCAATGCCTATTCTGAACTTAATGACCCAATTGATCAATTAGAGCGTTTTGAAGATCAGTTAAAACTTTCTGAAAAGGGAGATGATGAAGCCATGTTTATTGATCAAGACTTTGTGAGAGCTTTGGAGTACGGAATGCCTCCTACATCAGGATTAGGAATTGGTATGGATCGTTTGATTATGTTTTTGACAAATAATCCTTCTATTCAAGAAGTACTTTTCTTTCCGCAAATGAAACCAGAGCGAGTACAAATTCCACTCTCTGATGAAGAAAAAGTGATCGTAGAGATCTTAAAGAAAGAACAAAAAATGTCTCTTCCAGAATTAAAGACTCAAAGTGGACTTTCAAATAAAAAATGGGATAAGTCTATCAAATCCTTAAATAAAAATAATATCACTAAAGTAGAAAAAACAGAGGAAGGACTCATTGTAGAAATGCTTTAG
- the paaZ gene encoding phenylacetic acid degradation bifunctional protein PaaZ, producing the protein MKLKNYAQGQWVEGTGSGQELYNAINGEVVAVADSTGLDFAEMMKYAREVGGTVLRKMTFQERGLMLKKLALHLVARKDAFYEMSAKTGATTIDSWIDIEGGIGNLFAYASLRKQFPNQPFYVDGEHAPLSRGGSFIGHHICTPKQGVAIHINAFNFPIWGMLEKIAVNLLAGVPAIVKPATVSSYLTEMMVREIIDSKILPEGTLQLICGSARGILDHVTLQDIVTFTGSAETGKMLKSHPKISEESVPFNMEADSLNACILGEDAVPGTAEFDIFIKEVAREMTVKCGQKCTAIRRIIVPANLVDDVQKALSTRLAKTIIGDPSVEGVRMGALAGQDQRKEVLEKAQILAQSQTLVYGSFDEIEVQGASYQKGSFVSPLLFINENPFQNTDVHNVEAFGPVSTIIPYKNLDEAIELSQLGKGSLVCSIVTNDDKIASDFVMGAAAFHGRILILNADCAKESTGHGSPMPLLTHGGPGRAGGGEEMGGKRGVMHYMQRTAIQGSPTMLTEITGVFQPGSEYKETEIHPFRKHFEDLVVGETVFTHKHSVTETDITNFANVSGDNFYAHMDATSLEGTIFEQRVAHGYFVLSKAAGLFVDPKKGPVLLNYGLEEARFTKPVYPGMTIGVKFTVKEKVEQEKRSEDDIAKGIVKFYVDVYDETGETVAVATILTMVKKRNQE; encoded by the coding sequence ATGAAATTAAAAAACTACGCCCAAGGTCAATGGGTAGAAGGAACAGGTTCAGGACAAGAACTTTATAATGCGATTAACGGAGAAGTTGTTGCAGTAGCCGATAGTACAGGACTAGACTTTGCCGAAATGATGAAATATGCTCGTGAAGTTGGAGGAACGGTATTAAGAAAAATGACTTTCCAAGAAAGAGGGTTAATGCTAAAAAAACTCGCACTACACCTTGTGGCTCGTAAAGACGCTTTCTATGAAATGTCGGCAAAAACGGGAGCGACAACCATTGACTCATGGATTGATATTGAAGGAGGAATTGGGAATCTTTTTGCTTATGCAAGCTTGAGAAAACAATTCCCTAATCAGCCCTTTTATGTAGATGGGGAACATGCGCCGCTATCTCGTGGAGGAAGCTTTATCGGTCATCATATTTGCACTCCAAAACAAGGTGTTGCCATTCATATAAATGCTTTCAATTTTCCGATCTGGGGAATGCTAGAAAAAATTGCCGTAAACCTTTTGGCAGGTGTGCCGGCTATTGTAAAGCCAGCTACAGTGAGTAGTTACCTTACAGAAATGATGGTTAGAGAAATCATTGATTCTAAAATATTACCCGAAGGTACTTTACAATTGATTTGTGGTTCGGCACGTGGAATTTTGGACCATGTAACACTACAAGACATTGTAACATTTACAGGTTCTGCCGAAACAGGTAAGATGCTGAAATCTCACCCAAAAATCTCTGAAGAATCTGTTCCTTTTAATATGGAAGCCGATTCTTTGAATGCGTGTATTTTGGGAGAAGATGCCGTACCTGGAACCGCAGAATTTGATATTTTCATTAAAGAAGTTGCCAGAGAAATGACCGTTAAATGTGGTCAGAAATGTACCGCAATACGTAGAATTATTGTTCCTGCAAATTTAGTGGACGATGTTCAAAAAGCACTTTCTACTCGCCTAGCAAAAACGATCATTGGAGATCCATCTGTGGAGGGCGTACGAATGGGAGCTTTAGCAGGACAAGATCAAAGAAAAGAAGTACTTGAGAAAGCTCAAATATTGGCTCAAAGCCAAACTTTAGTTTACGGTTCTTTTGATGAAATAGAAGTACAGGGAGCAAGTTACCAAAAAGGATCTTTTGTTTCACCTTTATTATTTATAAACGAAAATCCTTTCCAAAATACTGATGTTCACAATGTAGAAGCCTTTGGACCAGTATCGACAATAATTCCTTATAAAAACCTCGACGAAGCCATTGAATTATCTCAACTCGGAAAAGGATCATTAGTATGTTCAATCGTAACCAATGATGATAAAATTGCGAGTGATTTTGTCATGGGAGCTGCTGCTTTCCACGGGAGAATTTTAATCCTCAATGCCGATTGTGCCAAGGAAAGTACGGGGCATGGTTCACCAATGCCTCTTCTTACACACGGAGGACCTGGTAGAGCAGGTGGTGGAGAAGAAATGGGTGGAAAAAGAGGTGTAATGCATTATATGCAAAGAACTGCCATTCAAGGCTCACCTACGATGCTTACAGAAATCACCGGTGTATTCCAACCTGGTTCTGAATATAAAGAAACAGAAATTCATCCTTTTAGAAAGCATTTTGAAGACTTAGTAGTGGGTGAAACGGTATTTACACACAAGCATTCTGTAACAGAAACCGATATTACCAATTTTGCCAATGTAAGCGGAGACAATTTCTATGCACACATGGATGCTACGTCTCTTGAAGGAACCATTTTTGAACAAAGAGTAGCTCATGGGTATTTTGTACTCTCAAAAGCAGCTGGTTTATTTGTTGATCCCAAGAAAGGTCCTGTTTTATTAAACTACGGTTTAGAAGAAGCAAGATTCACGAAGCCTGTATATCCAGGAATGACAATTGGAGTAAAATTTACTGTTAAAGAAAAAGTAGAACAAGAAAAACGCTCTGAAGATGATATCGCCAAAGGAATTGTAAAATTCTATGTAGATGTTTATGACGAAACGGGAGAAACTGTTGCTGTAGCGACAATTCTAACGATGGTTAAGAAAAGAAATCAAGAGTAG